The proteins below come from a single Biomphalaria glabrata chromosome 10, xgBioGlab47.1, whole genome shotgun sequence genomic window:
- the LOC106068346 gene encoding metal cation symporter ZIP14-like, with translation MIFMLILLFAAAVSSPLNSEYSSPNGAALQLVRRYAENRTTGSAAWGLSQEEFAVLLQQMTSHSAEYLDSLVGECKDIDGNCTWKIQCPGIPEIYSKLSADGVLSPDALIKALPVVLNTLSSENCSEVARETLFHVKQVSQPTAAEAWSYSIAFVTLINIISNFGAFLGPIMKRNFFKRLLQFLVAMGAGSLVTTGVVVLIPEAFDLMEIEELGDDYVWKGAAAILSIYVFFSLEKVLKTLRMRKQKPKIKRNISLHVEAPENETKLPLAGEKSSQEDHGHSHSDEGQSLAWMIMTGDAIHKLVDGLSIGAAFANNFGLGINISLAICCEEVPHELADIAILLNSGLSIKRSLCVNCLSALFGYVGLVIGVTLGTSTMEATKWVFAVAGGLFIYVPLADMFPDMSRHLDLLTLRGDNEARVVSALHTVGLLIGSGIVLTITNLSSYIVV, from the exons ATGATCTTTATGTTGATTCTTCTCTTTGCCGCTGCAGTGAGCTCCCCGTTGAACAGCGAGTACTCAAGCCCCAACGGGGCCGCGCTGCAGCTGGTCAGACGCTATGCGGAGAACAGGACCACGGGTTCCGCGGCCTGGGGTCTGAGCCAAGAGGAGTTCGCGGTGCTCTTGCAGCAGATGACATCTCACAGCGCCGAGTATCTGGACAGTTTGGTCGGAGAGTGTAAAGATATTGATGGAAACTGTACTTGGAAAATTCAG TGCCCTGGAATACCAGAGATTTACAGCAAGCTGTCTGCTGATGGCGTGTTGTCCCCTGACGCCCTAATAAAGGCTCTGCCAGTTGTTCTTAACACGCTTAGCTCTGAGAACTGTTCTGAAGTGGCCAGGGAAACTTTGTTCCATGTCAAGCAAGTGTCCCAGCCAACAGCAGCTGAAG CATGGAGTTACAGCATCGCCTTTGTCACACTCATCAATATCATCTCCAATTTCGGAGCCTTTTTAGGTCCCATCATGAAGAGAAACTTCTTCAAGCGACTGCTTCAGTTTCTAGTCGCTATGGGAGCTGGATCGTTAGTTACGACAGGAGTTGTGGTTCTTATACCTGAg GCTTTTGATCTGATGGAGATTGAAGAGTTAGGTGACGACTATGTCTGGAAAGGGGCCGCGGCCATTTTGTCTATCTATGTGTTCTTTAGCCTGGAGAAGGTTCTCAAAACGTTGCGAATGAGAAAACAA AAAccaaagataaaaagaaacatttcccTCCACGTAGAGGCGCCAGAAAATGAGACTAAACTCCCTCTCGCTGGAGAGAAGAGCTCACAAGAAGATCACGGACATTCGCATTCCGACGAAGGGCAATCTTTGGCCTGGATGATCATGACAGGGGACGCCATTCACAAATTGGTGGACGGCTTATCTATTGGTGCAGCCTTTGCTAACAATTTTGGCTTGGGGATCAACATTTCATTGGCCATCTGCTGTGAAGAGGTGCCACATGAGTTAG CCGACATTGCGATTCTGTTGAATTCAGGACTGTCCATCAAGAGGTCATTATGTGTGAACTGTCTCTCAGCACTGTTCGGGTATGTCGGCCTTGTCATAGGCGTGACGCTAGGCACAAGCACCATGGAGGCTACAAAGTGGGTCTTTGCGGTCGCAGGCGGGCTTTTCATCTACGTTCCTTTAGCGGACATG ttcccAGATATGAGTCGACACCTGGACTTGCTGACCCTTCGTGGCGATAACGAGGCTAGAGTAGTGTCTGCTCTTCACACTGTGGGACTTCTAATCGGATCGGGGATCGTTCTGACCATCACCAATCTCAGCTCGTACATCGTGGTCTAA